The Meiothermus sp. CFH 77666 genome has a segment encoding these proteins:
- a CDS encoding ParB/RepB/Spo0J family partition protein — protein MSKKPSGLGKGLEALLPKTPASLTKLPLALIKPNPGQPRRLFDPVALDELAASIKEKGLLQPLLVRPKGDMYELVAGERRYKASLMAGLREVPVVIKDIGEREALEIALIENLQREDLNPLEEAEGYKKLVDMGMTQEEVAKAVGKARVTVTNALRLLQLSPEIIKALEENKISAGHARALLMLPESKRNWGLAEVLSRQLSVRETEKLKDKPTARAYRSGKEEPYADIARHLSQRLGTKVRFTQLKRGKIEISYHSEEELSAILQALGYEV, from the coding sequence GTGTCCAAGAAGCCTAGCGGTCTGGGCAAGGGGTTGGAGGCCCTGCTGCCCAAAACCCCGGCCTCTCTGACCAAACTGCCCCTGGCCCTGATTAAACCCAATCCCGGGCAACCCCGCCGCCTTTTCGATCCGGTGGCGCTAGATGAACTGGCAGCTTCAATCAAGGAAAAAGGCCTGTTGCAACCACTGCTGGTGCGCCCTAAAGGGGATATGTACGAGCTGGTGGCGGGGGAGCGGCGCTATAAAGCCTCTTTGATGGCCGGATTGCGCGAGGTGCCGGTGGTCATCAAGGACATTGGCGAGCGCGAGGCCCTCGAGATCGCCCTGATCGAAAACCTCCAGCGTGAAGACCTGAACCCCCTGGAGGAGGCCGAAGGGTACAAAAAGCTGGTAGATATGGGGATGACCCAGGAAGAGGTGGCCAAGGCGGTGGGGAAGGCCCGGGTCACCGTGACCAACGCCCTGCGGCTGCTGCAGTTGAGTCCAGAGATCATCAAGGCACTGGAGGAAAATAAAATTAGCGCAGGACACGCCAGAGCACTCCTGATGCTCCCCGAATCAAAACGTAACTGGGGCCTGGCGGAAGTGCTATCCAGACAGCTTAGCGTACGAGAAACCGAGAAGCTTAAGGACAAACCTACCGCCAGGGCCTATCGTTCCGGAAAGGAAGAGCCCTATGCAGATATTGCTCGCCACCTTTCACAGCGACTGGGCACCAAGGTTCGCTTTACCCAGCTTAAGCGGGGCAAGATCGAAATCAGCTATCACTCCGAAGAAGAGCTAAGCGCTATCCTACAAGCACTGGGGTATGAGGTCTGA
- a CDS encoding molybdopterin oxidoreductase family protein has protein sequence MNVRKARVTCPLDCPDACSLIATIDEARNALLQIEGDPQHPITQGFACVKTYRYPERQHHPLRPLYPLKRVGRKGEGRFERVSWEAALDDIATRLKDTLKQHGAEAVLPYHYAGTMGLMQYEHPLTFFRALGASELETTICATAGRAAWENTYGYRFGTDPEEVPQARFILLWGINSLHTHTHLTPFLKEARHNGARIVHIDPYENLTSRFADEHIKIRPGTDAALAYGMARVIVKAGLHDAAYIARVTTGFEAFMQVAEAWTPERVEAVTGVPAATVERLALEFAQARAGFIRTSYGLTRHPGGGSALRAVILLPALTGAWQYPGGGALLSTSGAFALNREFLGGQQLLARRPTSPRRVNMTQIGTALTALEPPIRTLFVFNSNPAVIAPRSDLVQKGLLREDLFTVVLEQALTETTRYADYVLPATTFLEHPDLYTAYGHYYLSWNEALLPPQGEARPNTWVFAELGRRLGLDEPTLYWDAETLARSLLDSEHPWLEGITLERLKAEGFVRLNIPKDYRPFTEKAGTPSGKVQFDPPPQVILTEPTRDFPLILMTPPAKHFLNSTYGHIERLVRAEGGEPHLLVHPEDAAAFGVQDGALVRVRSQHGSVIRRVRVSEAPIQGTVVLEGTWWEQSAPDGKGINWLTGEHLTDMGQGSTFHSNPVRLEALD, from the coding sequence ATGAATGTGCGCAAAGCCCGCGTCACCTGTCCCCTGGACTGCCCCGATGCCTGCTCGTTGATTGCCACCATTGACGAGGCCCGCAATGCCCTCCTCCAAATTGAGGGCGACCCCCAGCACCCCATTACCCAGGGCTTTGCCTGCGTCAAGACCTACCGCTACCCTGAGCGCCAGCACCACCCTTTGCGGCCCCTGTACCCTTTGAAGCGGGTGGGCCGGAAGGGCGAAGGCCGGTTCGAGCGGGTGAGCTGGGAGGCGGCCCTGGACGATATTGCCACCCGGCTGAAAGACACCCTGAAGCAGCATGGGGCAGAGGCCGTGCTGCCCTATCACTACGCGGGCACCATGGGCCTGATGCAGTACGAGCACCCACTCACCTTCTTCCGCGCCCTGGGGGCCAGCGAACTCGAGACCACCATCTGCGCCACTGCTGGACGGGCCGCCTGGGAGAATACCTATGGCTACCGCTTCGGCACCGATCCTGAGGAGGTGCCCCAGGCCCGCTTTATTCTGCTGTGGGGCATCAACAGCCTGCACACCCACACCCACCTCACCCCCTTCCTAAAAGAAGCCCGGCACAACGGGGCCCGCATCGTGCACATTGACCCCTATGAAAACCTCACCAGCCGCTTTGCCGACGAGCACATCAAGATTCGCCCCGGAACCGATGCGGCGCTGGCCTACGGGATGGCCCGGGTGATCGTGAAAGCCGGGCTGCACGACGCGGCATACATCGCCCGCGTGACCACCGGCTTCGAGGCCTTCATGCAAGTAGCCGAGGCCTGGACACCGGAGCGGGTGGAGGCGGTCACCGGCGTACCGGCGGCTACGGTGGAGCGGCTGGCCCTCGAGTTCGCCCAGGCCAGGGCCGGCTTCATCCGCACCAGCTACGGCCTGACCCGGCATCCGGGCGGAGGCTCGGCTCTGCGGGCGGTCATTCTCCTGCCCGCCCTCACCGGGGCCTGGCAGTACCCAGGCGGCGGGGCCCTTCTGAGTACCAGTGGGGCCTTCGCCCTCAACCGAGAATTTCTGGGCGGCCAGCAGCTCCTAGCCCGGCGCCCCACCTCACCCCGCCGGGTCAACATGACTCAGATCGGCACGGCCCTCACTGCCCTGGAACCGCCCATCCGAACCCTGTTTGTCTTCAACTCCAACCCGGCGGTGATTGCCCCCCGCTCCGACCTGGTGCAGAAGGGCTTGCTGCGCGAGGATCTTTTTACGGTGGTGCTCGAGCAGGCCCTCACCGAGACCACCCGCTACGCCGATTATGTGCTGCCCGCCACCACCTTCCTGGAGCACCCCGACCTCTACACCGCCTACGGCCACTACTACCTCTCCTGGAACGAGGCCCTCCTGCCCCCCCAGGGCGAGGCCCGTCCCAACACCTGGGTCTTCGCCGAGCTGGGGCGAAGGCTGGGCCTGGACGAACCCACCCTCTACTGGGACGCCGAGACCCTGGCCCGTTCGCTCCTGGACTCCGAACATCCCTGGCTGGAGGGCATCACGCTGGAACGCCTGAAAGCCGAAGGCTTCGTGCGGCTGAACATCCCCAAAGACTACCGGCCTTTCACGGAAAAGGCGGGCACCCCTTCGGGCAAGGTGCAGTTCGACCCCCCACCCCAGGTCATCCTGACCGAGCCCACAAGGGACTTCCCCCTGATCCTGATGACCCCCCCGGCCAAGCACTTCCTGAACAGCACCTACGGCCACATAGAGCGCCTGGTGCGGGCCGAGGGAGGCGAGCCCCATCTGCTGGTGCACCCCGAGGATGCGGCGGCTTTCGGGGTACAGGATGGAGCCCTGGTGCGGGTGCGCTCCCAGCACGGCTCGGTGATCCGGCGGGTGCGGGTGAGCGAGGCCCCCATTCAGGGCACGGTGGTGCTGGAAGGCACCTGGTGGGAACAGTCGGCCCCCGACGGCAAGGGCATCAACTGGCTCACCGGCGAACACCTCACCGACATGGGCCAAGGCTCCACCTTCCACAGCAACCCGGTGCGCCTGGAAGCGCTGGATTAA
- a CDS encoding glycerophosphodiester phosphodiesterase, whose product MTFSSPLLLGHRGAPRQARENTLESFRLALEAGLDGLELDLHRTRDGVLAVYHDFELDGQPIAEADWSALQQQAPWMPRLEQVLELAEQFPQARLNLELKSLPGPSDGREVALAQALQAWPERERAWISSFDPLALIRLHRLKVGVPLALLYAEPEMEELVPCLPVLGVHPHFGLLNEARVAALKARGLFVATWTVNQAAAVRELLAWGVDGVIGDLPTELLAGGR is encoded by the coding sequence ATGACATTTTCCAGCCCTCTCCTTCTTGGTCACCGCGGCGCTCCCCGCCAGGCCAGAGAAAACACCCTCGAGTCCTTCCGGCTGGCCCTGGAAGCGGGTCTGGATGGCCTCGAGCTCGACCTGCACCGCACCCGCGATGGCGTTCTGGCGGTTTACCACGATTTCGAGCTGGATGGGCAGCCCATCGCCGAAGCGGACTGGTCGGCTTTGCAGCAGCAGGCACCCTGGATGCCCCGCCTGGAGCAGGTTTTGGAGCTGGCCGAGCAGTTTCCCCAGGCTCGGCTCAACCTCGAGCTCAAGAGCCTGCCGGGCCCCTCGGATGGCCGCGAGGTCGCGCTGGCCCAGGCCCTGCAGGCCTGGCCAGAGCGAGAACGGGCCTGGATCAGCAGCTTCGATCCCCTGGCCCTGATTCGCCTGCACCGGCTAAAGGTAGGTGTTCCGCTGGCTTTGCTGTATGCCGAGCCCGAGATGGAAGAACTGGTGCCCTGTTTGCCGGTGCTGGGCGTGCACCCTCATTTTGGCCTCCTGAACGAGGCCCGGGTGGCTGCCCTCAAGGCCCGGGGCCTGTTTGTGGCCACCTGGACGGTCAACCAAGCCGCCGCCGTGCGCGAGCTTCTGGCGTGGGGTGTGGACGGCGTCATCGGCGACCTGCCCACCGAGCTCCTGGCGGGTGGTCGCTAA
- a CDS encoding carboxymuconolactone decarboxylase family protein: protein MARIPYQPPDLDEPRSAVEAIRQRRGGRLLNLDRMLLHSPPLAMGWNSFLGAVRSELGLSSKLRELAICGVAVLNGAEYEFQHHAPLFLQAGGTPAQLAALRNWEQATEDDTLFDPQERATLRLTFEMTRNVRVDDETFALVKAMWPDPRQVVELVGVIAAYNMVSRFLVALEVEPE, encoded by the coding sequence ATGGCCCGCATTCCCTACCAACCCCCCGACCTCGATGAACCCCGTTCCGCTGTGGAGGCAATCCGGCAGCGTCGCGGGGGCCGACTCCTCAACCTGGATCGGATGCTCCTGCACAGCCCGCCCCTGGCAATGGGGTGGAACAGCTTCTTGGGGGCGGTGCGAAGCGAGCTTGGCCTCTCGTCCAAGCTGCGCGAGCTGGCCATTTGTGGGGTGGCCGTATTGAACGGGGCCGAATACGAATTTCAGCACCATGCGCCGTTATTCCTGCAAGCGGGGGGTACCCCAGCCCAGCTGGCGGCCCTGCGCAACTGGGAGCAAGCCACCGAAGACGACACGCTCTTTGACCCACAGGAAAGGGCTACGCTCCGGCTCACGTTTGAGATGACCCGGAACGTGCGGGTGGACGACGAAACCTTTGCCCTGGTGAAGGCCATGTGGCCTGACCCTCGGCAGGTGGTGGAGCTGGTGGGGGTGATTGCGGCTTACAACATGGTCTCGAGGTTCCTGGTTGCCCTCGAGGTTGAGCCAGAGTGA
- a CDS encoding GntG family PLP-dependent aldolase, whose translation MRVIDLRSDTVTKPTPAMRKAMAEAEVGDDVYAEDPTVNRLEALAAEMLGLEAALFMPSGTMTNQVALMLHLKRGQEVIAPKGAHIYEYEPGSLAVLAGGTIRIVEAPYGVPDPEAVRAAIHTSIHQAPTGLISLENTHNTAGGTVVPLEAQRAIQQVAQEALLPIHLDGARFFNAVTALHTTPIELARGFRTVSICLSKGLGAPVGSLLLMPRELRAEAWRYRKMLGGGMRQAGVLAAAGLIALTEGPKHLARDHQMARALAEGLLRLHLEVDMQAVQTNMVYARVPQAPDFALRLRELGVLINPMAANRVRFVTHRDLHDEDIPLALERIEQALQIA comes from the coding sequence ATGCGCGTGATTGACCTCCGCTCCGACACCGTAACCAAACCTACTCCCGCCATGCGCAAGGCCATGGCCGAGGCCGAGGTGGGCGACGATGTGTACGCCGAAGACCCCACCGTAAACCGCCTGGAGGCCCTGGCCGCTGAGATGCTGGGCCTCGAGGCCGCCCTCTTCATGCCCAGCGGCACCATGACCAACCAGGTAGCCCTGATGCTGCACCTGAAGCGCGGCCAGGAGGTGATTGCTCCCAAAGGCGCGCACATTTATGAATACGAGCCGGGTTCACTCGCGGTGCTCGCGGGCGGAACCATCCGGATTGTGGAAGCCCCTTACGGCGTACCCGACCCCGAGGCGGTGCGGGCCGCCATCCATACCTCGATCCACCAGGCCCCCACCGGCCTTATCTCCCTGGAGAACACCCACAACACCGCCGGGGGTACGGTGGTGCCCCTGGAGGCCCAGCGGGCCATCCAGCAGGTCGCCCAGGAAGCCCTCCTGCCCATCCATCTCGATGGAGCGCGTTTTTTCAATGCCGTCACCGCCCTGCATACCACCCCAATCGAGTTGGCCCGGGGCTTCCGTACGGTCTCGATCTGTTTGTCCAAAGGATTGGGGGCCCCAGTGGGCTCCCTGCTTCTGATGCCCAGGGAACTCCGTGCCGAAGCCTGGCGCTACCGCAAGATGCTGGGGGGTGGGATGCGGCAGGCCGGGGTGCTGGCGGCAGCGGGCCTCATCGCCCTGACCGAGGGCCCAAAGCACCTCGCCCGGGATCACCAGATGGCCCGCGCCCTGGCCGAAGGGCTGCTACGCCTGCACCTGGAGGTGGACATGCAAGCGGTGCAGACCAATATGGTGTATGCCCGGGTTCCGCAAGCCCCCGACTTTGCCCTTCGCCTACGCGAACTGGGGGTACTGATTAATCCGATGGCCGCCAACCGGGTGCGCTTCGTCACCCACCGCGACCTGCACGACGAGGACATCCCGCTAGCCCTCGAGCGCATCGAGCAGGCCCTGCAAATCGCCTAG
- a CDS encoding DNA internalization-related competence protein ComEC/Rec2, which yields MIPYALGLGALLGALTQITPLAFLGLFAGLWLPQAARWLGLLAYTLVILHLGLSKDPWASQVGQWVRLQGTLREGFLHTPQGRVYVRYFPRLQDGNYILEGHLLRPQGRRNPGGFDQATWLRGLGVQAVLQARQVVRFEPPAPDARQWFRQQLVAGLSPPAAALAAAMTLGERRELGETYGEFQRAGLAHALALSGLNVAILAGFFVLALYRLGHWRYLVTLGLLLLYLLLVGPQPSLVRAVIMGGLVLLGLFLGKGKVAVLPALSLALFIHLLLEPHAIFSLSAQLSYLAVLGMALALPRLPRLQGWKNWLWASVSVTFAAQLFILPLLLHHFHQLPLVSPIANLLVLPLLNLLVPLGFMKLVLGGFLAWPVEWLSQLVLGLVGWLSHGPQLRWGEIGLTGFVLYFLGILPLLAALYGRIHWSRAGGLAATTVLVSLLPQAFPRAEIWQLDVGQGDATLVRLPGRVEILVDGGRDWAYPRLEGALRALGVDDLDLVIATHPDGDHVQALPLVMQNFPVGTLVTGPRVRGDELDDALHQAARRHGVRVIQAGAGTQLEMAGASLRFLGPQGREALDNDRSLVFVLEYRGRKALFTGDASMSAEALWKAEKVDILKVGHHGSDTSTGEQLLQSFRPRVALIGVGNNPYGHPTRSVLERLRQHGVEIRRTDLEGAIRIPLH from the coding sequence ATGATTCCTTATGCGCTGGGCCTAGGGGCGCTGCTGGGAGCCCTGACCCAGATCACACCCCTGGCGTTCCTGGGCTTGTTTGCAGGGCTTTGGCTGCCGCAGGCGGCGCGGTGGTTGGGCTTGCTAGCGTACACCCTGGTGATACTGCATCTGGGCTTGTCCAAAGACCCCTGGGCTTCGCAGGTAGGGCAGTGGGTGCGGCTTCAGGGCACCCTGCGAGAGGGGTTCCTGCACACCCCCCAGGGGCGGGTTTACGTGCGGTATTTTCCCCGTTTGCAGGATGGTAACTACATCCTGGAGGGCCATTTGCTCCGCCCCCAGGGCCGGCGCAACCCCGGTGGATTCGATCAAGCAACCTGGCTACGCGGTCTGGGTGTTCAGGCAGTCTTGCAGGCCCGGCAGGTGGTGCGGTTTGAACCTCCGGCCCCGGACGCCCGGCAGTGGTTTCGGCAGCAGCTGGTGGCCGGGCTCTCCCCCCCGGCAGCGGCTTTGGCGGCAGCCATGACCCTCGGTGAGCGACGGGAGCTGGGGGAGACCTATGGCGAGTTCCAGCGGGCCGGGCTGGCCCACGCGCTGGCCCTTTCCGGGCTCAACGTAGCCATTCTGGCTGGTTTTTTTGTGCTGGCTTTGTACCGGCTAGGACACTGGCGCTATCTGGTGACCCTGGGCCTCCTGCTACTGTATTTGCTGTTGGTCGGGCCGCAACCCTCGCTGGTGCGGGCGGTGATCATGGGGGGTTTGGTGCTGCTGGGCTTGTTTTTGGGCAAGGGTAAGGTAGCGGTGTTACCCGCCCTCTCGCTGGCGCTTTTTATTCACCTGCTGCTCGAGCCCCATGCCATCTTCAGCCTCTCGGCCCAGCTTTCCTACCTGGCCGTTTTGGGAATGGCCCTGGCGCTGCCCCGCCTCCCCAGGCTTCAGGGGTGGAAAAACTGGCTCTGGGCCTCGGTAAGTGTGACCTTCGCGGCCCAACTCTTTATCCTTCCGCTGCTGCTCCACCACTTCCACCAACTGCCGCTGGTCTCCCCCATCGCCAATTTGCTGGTGCTGCCGCTGCTTAACCTGCTGGTTCCGCTCGGCTTTATGAAGCTGGTGCTGGGCGGATTTTTGGCCTGGCCGGTGGAATGGCTTAGCCAGCTCGTGCTGGGGCTGGTGGGGTGGCTTTCCCACGGGCCGCAACTGCGCTGGGGCGAGATTGGCCTCACAGGTTTTGTGCTGTATTTTCTGGGCATTTTGCCCTTGCTGGCCGCACTCTATGGGCGCATCCATTGGTCGCGGGCCGGCGGACTGGCTGCGACCACAGTTCTGGTCTCGCTGTTGCCGCAAGCTTTCCCACGGGCCGAAATCTGGCAGCTCGACGTGGGCCAGGGCGATGCCACGCTGGTACGCTTGCCGGGCAGGGTGGAGATTCTGGTGGACGGGGGCCGGGACTGGGCCTATCCCAGACTGGAAGGTGCGCTACGCGCCCTGGGGGTGGACGACCTGGATCTGGTGATTGCCACCCACCCCGACGGGGATCATGTGCAAGCCTTACCACTGGTCATGCAGAACTTTCCGGTAGGCACACTGGTCACCGGCCCCAGGGTGCGAGGGGATGAACTAGACGATGCCTTGCACCAGGCCGCCCGACGTCACGGAGTGCGGGTAATACAAGCAGGGGCCGGTACGCAGCTCGAAATGGCCGGGGCCAGCTTGCGCTTTCTGGGGCCGCAGGGCCGCGAAGCGCTGGACAACGACCGCAGCCTGGTGTTTGTGCTGGAGTACCGAGGGCGCAAAGCCCTGTTTACCGGCGATGCGTCGATGTCTGCTGAGGCCCTTTGGAAAGCCGAAAAAGTGGACATTCTCAAAGTGGGACACCACGGCTCCGATACCAGTACCGGCGAACAGTTGCTACAAAGTTTTCGACCCAGGGTAGCCCTGATCGGGGTGGGCAACAACCCCTATGGGCACCCCACCCGATCCGTGCTCGAGCGGTTGCGCCAACATGGTGTGGAGATTCGCCGCACCGACCTCGAGGGTGCCATCCGAATTCCGCTCCACTAG
- a CDS encoding acyl-CoA dehydrogenase family protein, whose product MEHQSYAYGKNHWTLEPDLPHVLSRFWKGWRAHETELQRFGALAGGEAYRVADHVDKEARPVLVMHDLNGNRIDRVRLSPAQESLNRQLAAINRAPYQGGSWHQHFAQGFLLADPGLYCIQTITNATVYAIHKYAPQFAAWKEDLLNGQAFGATWMTEVQGGSDLGANRVRAVPDGAVWRLYGDKYFSSGAGLTDYAIVSARPQGAPPGPKGVALFLVPRLNRQGELNYRVRRLKDKLATRAVPSGEVDFDHTEAHLIGKAEEGIYYILETLTLSRLANAVGALGLARKAQLEALLRAQHRTAFGKKLEEHPLIRRDLTDLSVRIAGGLALTFRAVAAWEEAWTETPPYSPRYHYARLLAHLAKARTAEHGTYCTQLGMELFGGVGFVEDFAIARLAREALITPIWEGPANVQALDTLEVLFRKGAAEPFAEEFLPRLEAIGSEEARLAHSALQGTLARLQNLSPEEAQWQAKDALRTLADAATVALLYDLGSERHDRLAALYARHFLQKEEYPAWAMREKEVWGLVGVAV is encoded by the coding sequence ATGGAACACCAGTCCTACGCCTATGGTAAAAATCACTGGACGCTCGAGCCCGACCTGCCCCACGTCCTGAGCCGCTTCTGGAAAGGCTGGCGGGCCCACGAGACGGAGCTTCAGCGCTTCGGTGCCCTGGCCGGGGGCGAGGCCTACCGCGTGGCCGACCACGTGGACAAGGAGGCCCGCCCGGTCTTGGTGATGCACGACCTAAATGGCAACCGCATAGACCGGGTGCGGCTTTCGCCGGCTCAGGAAAGCCTGAACCGCCAACTGGCCGCCATCAACCGTGCCCCCTACCAGGGGGGAAGCTGGCACCAGCACTTTGCCCAGGGCTTCCTGCTGGCCGACCCCGGCCTCTACTGCATCCAGACCATCACCAATGCCACCGTCTACGCCATTCACAAGTACGCTCCCCAGTTTGCCGCTTGGAAAGAAGATCTCTTGAACGGGCAAGCCTTTGGCGCTACCTGGATGACCGAGGTACAGGGGGGCTCGGATCTGGGGGCCAACAGGGTTCGGGCCGTACCCGACGGGGCGGTCTGGCGGCTTTACGGCGACAAGTACTTCTCCAGTGGCGCGGGCCTTACCGACTACGCGATTGTCTCGGCCCGGCCCCAGGGGGCCCCGCCGGGCCCCAAGGGCGTGGCCTTGTTTTTGGTGCCCCGCTTGAACCGCCAAGGGGAGCTCAACTACCGGGTGCGGCGGCTCAAGGACAAGCTGGCCACCCGCGCGGTGCCCTCGGGCGAGGTGGACTTTGACCACACCGAGGCCCACCTCATCGGAAAAGCCGAGGAGGGCATTTACTACATCCTGGAAACCCTCACCCTCTCGCGGCTGGCCAACGCGGTAGGCGCACTGGGCCTGGCCCGCAAAGCCCAGCTCGAGGCCCTCTTGCGCGCCCAGCACCGCACGGCCTTCGGCAAGAAGCTGGAAGAGCACCCCCTGATCCGGCGCGACCTGACCGACCTCTCGGTGCGGATTGCGGGCGGCCTGGCCCTCACCTTCCGTGCGGTGGCGGCCTGGGAAGAGGCTTGGACGGAGACCCCCCCTTACAGCCCTCGCTACCACTACGCCCGCCTGCTGGCCCACCTGGCCAAGGCCCGCACCGCCGAGCACGGCACCTACTGCACCCAGCTCGGTATGGAACTCTTCGGTGGGGTGGGCTTCGTGGAGGACTTCGCCATCGCCCGGCTGGCCCGCGAGGCCCTGATTACCCCCATCTGGGAGGGCCCGGCCAACGTGCAGGCCCTGGACACCCTCGAAGTGCTCTTCCGCAAGGGGGCCGCAGAGCCCTTTGCGGAGGAGTTTCTGCCCAGGCTCGAGGCCATCGGCAGCGAGGAAGCCCGTCTGGCCCATTCCGCCCTGCAAGGCACCCTGGCTCGCCTGCAAAACCTCTCCCCGGAGGAAGCCCAGTGGCAGGCCAAGGACGCCCTGCGTACCTTGGCCGATGCCGCCACGGTGGCCCTCCTGTACGACCTCGGCAGCGAGCGCCATGACAGGCTCGCAGCCCTGTACGCCCGGCACTTCCTGCAAAAGGAGGAGTACCCGGCCTGGGCGATGCGGGAAAAAGAGGTCTGGGGCCTGGTTGGTGTCGCTGTTTAA
- a CDS encoding ComEA family DNA-binding protein — MERWLSVAYIAFVLGLGLASIWPQLTVRFAPTEVRTPTAQGLLVQPGVTPSALQPGPATPGVARVNLNTASQAEIESLPGIGPALAQRIIEGRPYRSLEDLDRVKGIGPKLLERLRPLVAL; from the coding sequence GTGGAACGTTGGCTGAGCGTAGCCTATATTGCCTTTGTCCTTGGGCTTGGATTAGCAAGCATATGGCCCCAACTGACCGTTCGGTTCGCCCCAACCGAGGTTAGAACCCCCACTGCGCAGGGCTTGCTGGTGCAGCCGGGCGTGACCCCCTCCGCCCTACAACCCGGCCCTGCTACGCCTGGGGTTGCAAGGGTCAATCTCAACACCGCCAGCCAGGCCGAGATTGAAAGCCTGCCCGGCATTGGCCCCGCACTCGCCCAGCGCATTATTGAGGGCCGCCCCTATCGTTCGCTCGAGGACTTAGATCGGGTCAAGGGAATTGGCCCCAAGTTATTGGAGCGCTTGCGGCCGCTGGTCGCCTTATGA
- the rsmG gene encoding 16S rRNA (guanine(527)-N(7))-methyltransferase RsmG: MTPDGRKLLLDSAMAFGVNLEPALPRFELLYERLVEASATTNLTAIRDERGIVLKHFVDSLSCLKSSKLEGPLRVIDVGTGAGFPGLPLKMVRPELEMTFLDATQKKIAFIEEVCRAMNLAQTHCIWGRAEELGHNPAHRETYDRALSRAVSALNTLSELCLPLVKVGGFMIAQKSQRVEGELEQAQAAIRKLGGTVQEVISFKLPGLGELRTLVVIEKTSPTPPAYPRRAGVPAKNPLS; the protein is encoded by the coding sequence ATGACGCCCGATGGTAGGAAGCTGCTACTGGACTCGGCAATGGCGTTTGGCGTAAACCTCGAGCCGGCCCTCCCCCGTTTTGAGTTGCTCTACGAACGCCTGGTCGAGGCCAGTGCCACGACCAACCTGACCGCTATCCGGGATGAGCGGGGTATTGTCCTTAAACACTTTGTGGACTCCCTTAGCTGTTTAAAAAGTAGCAAACTCGAGGGCCCTCTGCGGGTGATTGACGTGGGAACCGGGGCTGGCTTTCCGGGACTGCCGCTCAAAATGGTTCGACCCGAGCTGGAGATGACCTTTCTGGATGCGACCCAAAAGAAAATAGCTTTCATTGAGGAGGTCTGCCGGGCGATGAACCTGGCACAGACCCACTGCATCTGGGGCCGCGCTGAAGAGTTGGGCCACAACCCTGCCCACCGCGAGACATACGACCGAGCCCTGAGCCGGGCGGTGAGCGCCCTCAACACCCTGAGCGAGCTGTGTCTGCCGCTGGTCAAGGTGGGGGGATTCATGATTGCCCAAAAAAGCCAGAGGGTAGAGGGGGAGCTCGAGCAGGCCCAGGCCGCCATACGGAAACTGGGCGGCACGGTGCAGGAAGTTATATCTTTCAAGTTGCCCGGTCTGGGGGAGCTCAGAACCCTGGTTGTCATTGAGAAAACCAGTCCCACACCCCCCGCTTATCCCCGGAGGGCAGGGGTGCCGGCTAAAAATCCGTTATCCTAG
- a CDS encoding ParA family protein: protein MKRIGIVNQKGGVGKTTTAVNLSAYLAKAGQKVLLVDLDPQVNATSGVGQTVQEENIYTVLVGSSEVQRAVVNVADGLDLLPSSPDLVGASAELIENPTRLAEVLRPLEPAYDLILLDAPPSLGPITLNVLSASEGLIVPVQAEYYALEGIAGLMETIDQVRSSLNPALRLLGVLITMYDPRTLLSQQVESNIRTNLGEKVFWTVIPRNVRLAEAPSHGQDIGQYAPTSSGAHAYRRLAEEVMRRVQEA, encoded by the coding sequence GTGAAACGCATTGGCATCGTAAATCAAAAAGGGGGGGTAGGGAAGACCACTACTGCTGTCAATCTTTCGGCCTACCTGGCTAAAGCGGGTCAGAAAGTATTGCTGGTGGATCTTGACCCCCAGGTCAACGCAACCTCTGGGGTCGGCCAGACCGTGCAGGAAGAGAATATCTACACCGTACTGGTCGGCTCCAGTGAGGTTCAGCGGGCCGTGGTCAATGTTGCCGATGGCCTGGATTTATTACCCTCGAGCCCCGATCTGGTAGGGGCTTCGGCCGAACTTATTGAGAATCCTACCCGGCTGGCTGAGGTGTTGCGGCCGCTCGAGCCCGCCTACGACCTGATCTTGCTGGATGCGCCTCCCAGCCTGGGGCCCATCACCCTCAATGTGCTCTCGGCGTCGGAGGGGCTGATTGTGCCAGTGCAGGCCGAATACTATGCACTGGAGGGTATCGCGGGCTTGATGGAGACCATTGACCAGGTGCGCTCCAGCCTCAACCCGGCTCTGCGGCTCCTGGGCGTGCTGATTACCATGTACGACCCGCGCACCCTGTTATCCCAGCAAGTCGAAAGCAATATCCGGACGAATTTGGGCGAGAAGGTCTTCTGGACGGTGATTCCGCGTAACGTCCGGCTGGCCGAGGCCCCCAGCCACGGTCAGGACATTGGGCAGTATGCCCCCACCAGCAGTGGCGCCCATGCTTACCGACGGCTGGCCGAGGAGGTGATGCGACGTGTCCAAGAAGCCTAG